The following are from one region of the Corylus avellana chromosome ca1, CavTom2PMs-1.0 genome:
- the LOC132164148 gene encoding uncharacterized protein LOC132164148, which produces MGSSAAQAEYAAFEEKVKRTVYLDNLSPKVTETVLKMALNQFGTVKSVQFIPNYMEPRNIPQCALVEMENSRQAEAVVSEISQFPFMMSGMPRPVRARPAQVEMFDGHPTKPGRRIQCRWLEPSDPDFKIATEIKRLTWKHAAEVAFLLKQQLQEEEKLASQQQDKLKGNYKKYEMIDSIMTDGTARRLARRYNLHIRDD; this is translated from the exons ATGGGGTCTTCAGCAGCCCAAGCTGAATATGCTGCATTTGAAGAGAAGGTGAAACGAACAGTTTATCTTGACAACCTCTCACCAAAAGTCACTGAAACTGTCTTGAAAATGGCTCTCAATCAGTTTGGGACTGTCAAAAGTGTTCAGTTTATTCCCAACTACATGGAACCAAGAAACATCCCTCAGTGTGCATTGGTGGAGATGGAGAACTCAAGGCAGGCTGAAGCCGTTGTGTCTGAGATTTCCCAATTCCCATTCATGATGTCTGGGATGCCAAGGCCCGTCAGGGCACGTCCTGCACAAGTGGAGATGTTTGACGGTCACCCGACAAAGCCTGGTAGAAGGATACAGTGCCGTTGGTTGGAACCAAGTGATCCTGATTTTAAGATTGCAACAGAAATTAAGCGACTTACATGGAAACATGCTGCTGAAGTTGCATTCTTACTTAAG CAACAACTACAGGAAGAAGAGAAGCTTGCAAGTCAGCAGCAAGATAAACTTAAAGGAAATTATAAGAAGTATGAGATGATAGATAGTATCATGACTGATGGAACTGCTCGCCGCCTAGCACGCCGGTATAACCTGCACATTAGAGATGACTGA